In one Colletotrichum destructivum chromosome 2, complete sequence genomic region, the following are encoded:
- a CDS encoding Putative cobalamin-independent methionine synthase MetE/archaeal, UROD/MetE-like superfamily, whose amino-acid sequence MVQSSVLGFPRMGVNRDLKKANEAYWGGKLSREDLLAEGKRLRLAHWKIQKDAGVDIIPSNDFAYYDQVLDHIQLFNAVPPRYAETKLEPIDEYFAMGRGHQKDGIDVPSLEMVKWFDSNYHYVKPTFQDGQTFKLASDPKPVREFNEAKAAGIVTRPVLLGPVSFLHLGKPDRGQSVDPISLLDKLVPVYVELLKQLKAAGAETVQIDEPILVFDLPQKSKDAFKPAYEKLVGAGLPNLVLATYFGDIVHNFDVLPALSNVYGLHVDLVRNPEQLGPVLEKLGPKQVLSAGVVDGRNIWKTNFQRAIDTVKQAIAKVGEERVIVATSSSLLHTPHTLTSEKKLPEEVYRWFSFASEKAVEVAIIAKAITDAASVKAQLEENAKDVQSRATSARTNDPNVKKRQSEVTPEMHNRKSEFPKRIEAQKTHLKLPLFPTTTIGSFPQTKEIRIQRNKFTKGEITAQEYEKFLEKEMDEVIAIQNELDLDVLVHGEPERNDMVQYFGERMDGYVFTTHAWVQSYGSRCVRPPIVVGDISRRNNEPMTVKESKYAAAHSKRTMKGMLTGPITCLRWSFPRDDVHQSVQAQQLALALRDEVVDLEAAGIYCIQVDEPALREGLPLRSGKEREAYLKWAVDSFKLSTAGVEDSTQIHSHFCYSEFQDFFHAIAALDADVLSIENSKSDAKLLRVFEEKAYPRHIGPGVYDIHSPRVPSLEEIKTRIEEMLNNGLRPEQLWINPDCGLKTRQWAETKAALSNMVNAAKFFREKYANKA is encoded by the exons ATGGTTCAGTCTTCGGTTCTTGGTTTCCCCCGTATGGGTGTGAACCGTGACCTCAAGAAGGCCAACGAGGCCTACTGGGGCGGCAAGCTCTCCCGCGAGGACCTCCTCGCTGAGGGCAAGAGACTCCGTCTTGCCCACTGGAAGATCCAGAAGGATGCCGGTGTCGACATCATCCCCTCCAACGACTTTGCCTACTAcgaccaggtcctcgaccACATCCAGCTCTTCAAC GCCGTTCCTCCCCGTTATGCCGAGACCAAGCTCGAGCCCATTGACGAGTACTTCGCCATGGGCCGTGGTCACCAGAAGGACGGCATCGACGTCCCCTCTCTG GAAATGGTCAAGTGGTTCGACTCCAACTACCACTACGTCAAGCCTACCTTCCAGGATGGCCAGACCTTCAAGCTCGCCTCCGACCCCAAGCCCGTTCGTGAGttcaacgaggccaaggctgCCGGCATCGTCACCCGCCCCGTCCTTCTGGGACCCGTTTCTTTCCTCCACCTCGGCAAGCCCGACCGTGGCCAGTCCGTTGAccccatctccctcctcgacaagctcgtccCTGTCTACGTCGAGCTCCTGAAGCAGCTCAAGGCTGCTGGTGCCGAGACCGTCCAGATCGATGAGCCCATCCTGGTCTTCGACCTCCCCCAGAAGTCCAAGGACGCCTTCAAGCCCGCCTACGAGAAGCTcgttggcgccggcctcCCCAACCTGGTCCTGGCCACCTACTTCGGTGACATCGTCCACAACTTCGATGTCCTCCCCGCCCTCAGCAACGTCTACGGTCTCCACGTCGACCTTGTCCGCAACCCTGAGCAGCTCGGCCCCgtcctcgagaagctcggccCCAAGCAGGTCCTCTCTGCCggtgtcgtcgacggccgcaaCATCTGGAAGACCAACTTCCAGCGTGCCATTGACACCGTTaagcaggccatcgccaaggttggcgaggagcgtgtcatcgtcgccacctcCAGCTCCCTCCTCCACACTCCCCACACCCTCACCTCAGAGAAGAAGCTGCCCGAGGAGGTCTACCGCTGgttctccttcgcctccgaGAAGGCTGTCGAGGTTGCCATCATTGCCAAGGCCATCACCGATGCTGCCTCCGTCAAggcccagctcgaggagaacGCCAAGGACGTCCAGTCCCGCGCCACCTCTGCCCGCACCAACGACCCCAACGTCAAGAAGCGCCAGTCCGAGGTCACCCCTGAGATGCACAACCGCAAGTCTGAGTTCCCCAAGCGTATCGAGGCTCAGAAGACCCACCTGAAgctccccctcttccccaccaccaccatcggcTCCTTCCCCCAGACCAAGGAGATCCGTATCCAGCGCAACAAGTTCACCAAGGGCGAGATCACGGCCCAGGAGTACGAGAAGTtcctggagaaggagatggacgaggtcatcgccatccagaacgagctcgacctggacgtcctcgtccacggTGAGCCCGAGCGTAACGACATGGTCCAGTACTTTGGTGAGCGCATGGACGGTTACGTCTTCACCACCCACGCCTGGGTTCAGTCTTACGGCTCGCGTTGCGTCCGTCcccccatcgtcgtcggtgacATCTCTCGCCGCAACAACGAGCCCATGACCGTCAAGGAGTCCAAGTACGCCGCTGCTCACTCCAAGCGCACCATGAAGGGCATGCTCACCGGCCCCATCACCTGCTTGCGCTGGTCTTTCCCCCGTGACGATGTCCACCAGTCCgtccaggcccagcagctcgCTCTGGCCCTccgcgacgaggtcgtcgatctcgaggccgccggcatcTACTGcatccaggtcgacgagccTGCTCTGCGTGAGGGTCTCCCTCTCCGCTCCGGCAAGGAGCGCGAGGCCTACCTCAAGTGGGCTGTCGACTCCTTCAAGCTGTCGACCGCCGGTGTCGAGGACTCGACCCAGATCCACTCCCACTTCTGCTACTCCGAGTTCCAGGACTTCTTccacgccatcgccgcgCTGGATGCCGATGTCCTGTCCATCGAGAACAGCAAGTCGGACGCCAAGCTCCTCCGTGTcttcgaggagaaggcctACCCCCGCCACATCGGCCCTGGTGTCTACGACATCCACTCCCCCCGTGTGCCGTCCCTGGAGGAGATCAAGACTCGCATCGAGGAGATGCTCAACAACGGTCTCCGCCCTGAGCAGTTGTGGATCAACCCTGACTGCGGTCTCAAGACCCGCCAGTGGGCCGAGACCAAGGCTGCGCTGTCCAACAtggtcaacgccgccaagtTCTTCCGTGAGAAgtacgccaacaaggcctAA
- a CDS encoding Putative NADH:flavin oxidoreductase/NADH oxidase, aldolase-type TIM barrel, NADPH dehydrogenase YqjM, with protein MTGTANKAAPGVPFYTPAQEPPAGTPIDPSPAPTLFQPLRIRDVTLNNRIWVSPMCQYSAEDGHVADYHVVHLGQFALHGAALTVIEATAVEPRGRISPEDVGLWKDSQIAPLKRVADFIHSQNQAVGIQLAHAGRKGSLLAPWITEVHGKLLARESEGGWPDDCVAPSSIPYTKDWAMPRELTVEEIQGLVKSFADAAKRAIEAGIDVIEIHAAHGYLFSEFLSPLSNQRTDQYGGSFENRTRFLLETIKAVRDVIPSGAPLFVRISATEWMEYAGNPSWTIDDSIKLAKLLPGVGVDLLDVSSGGNNEAAKIDISPYYQVSLAGRIREALEAEGKELLIGAVGMISSGEMARSIVQAKKANGEANGQKATLEVDEEHGQVTHADAVFVGRQFLREPNFVYKIADEIGVKIKWANQYHRAPRRKQ; from the exons ATGACCGGCACcgccaacaaggccgcccCAGGCGTGCCGTTTTACACCCCGGCTCAAGAGCCCCCCGCCGGCACCCCCATCGACCCCTCCCCCGCGCCGACGCTCTTCCAACCCCTCCGCATCCGCGACGTCACCCTCAACAACCGCATCTGGGTCTCGCCCATGTGCCAGTACTCGGCTGAGGACGGGCACGTGGCCGACTACCATGTCGTGCACCTGGGCCAGTTCGCGCTGCACGGCGCCGCGCTGACCGTCATCGAGGCCACGGCCGTCGAGCCGCGGGGCCGCATCTCGCCCGAGGACGTAGGGCTGTGGAAGGACTCCCAGATCGCGCCGCTGAAGCGGGTCGCGGACTTCATCCACTCGCAGAACCAGGCCGTGGGCATCCAGCTCGCGCACGCGGGGCGGAAGGGGAGCTTGTTGGCGCCGTGGATCACGGAGGTGCATGGCAAATTGCTCGCGCGCGAGAGCGAGGGCGGGTGGCCAGACGACTGCGTTGCGCCGAGCTCCATCCCGTACACCAAGGACTGGGCCATGCCGCGGGAGTTGACCGTGGAGGAAATCCAGGGACTTGTGAAGAGCTTCGCCGACGCGGCCAAAAGAGCGATCGAGGCTGGCATCGACGTGATTGAGATCCACGCCGCCCACGGGTATCTGTTCAGCGAATTCCTCTCTCCCCTGAGCAAC CAACGTACGGATCAGTACGGAGGCAGCTTCGAGAACCGCACGCGCTTCCTCTTGGAGACTATCAAGGCCGTGCGCGACGTTATCCCGTCCGGCGCGCCGCTCTTCGTCCgcatctcggcgacggagTGGATGGAGTACGCCGGCAATCCCTCCTGGACGATCGACGACTCGATCAAGCTCGCCAAACTCCTACCCGGAGTCGGCGTGGACCTGTTGGACGTTTCGTCGGGCGGCAACAACGAGGCGGCCAAGATCGACATCTCGCCGTACTACCAGGTCAGCCTCGCGGGCCGAATCCGCGAGGCGCTGGAGGCCGAGGGAAAGGAGCtgctcatcggcgccgtgggCATGATCAGCAGCGGCGAGATGGCACGAAGCATCGTccaggcgaagaaggcgaacGGGGAGGCGAATGGGCAGAAGGCGACGCtggaggtggacgaggagcacGGGCAGGTGACGCACGCGGACGCGGTGTTTGTGGGGAGGCAGTTCCTGCGGGAGCCAAACTTTGTGTACAAGATTGCGGACGAGATCGGGGTGAAGATCAAGTGGGCTAATCAGTACCATCGGGCGCCGCGGAGGAAGCAATGA
- a CDS encoding Putative cytochrome P450, with amino-acid sequence MEIQVGGSSLPGFILWPLATIALAIAGLLLMILYNLTLHPLRSYPGPKLWAATRIPYALMIVRGDPHKTILALHQRYDAEIIRISPNELSFQHPDSWKEIMGHRKGTGSLENEKDPNAVDERGIEIISANRENHSRYRRILSHGFSAKSMQDQQPIIRGYIDLFVERLHALAGKGKAPVDMVAWYNYTTFDIIGDLAFGESFGCLDNSDYHPWVRVIFENIKMMCLFNLARSFSFLAPLLKSFVPKDLVERGMSHKALVHEKVERRMQLGTPRPDFAESMIKKGTEPLSREEMDENAGILIIAGSETTATALSGATYLLTTNPDKLAKLVAEVRGSFAREDEIDIVGTANLEYLHAVLEESLRMYPPVPTALPRKTPPSGQEILGRWIPGNTTLSIPQWATYHNEKHFSRPFEFHPERWLGSDPAFAADRLDAFKPFHIGPRNCIGMNLAYAEMRMMLARVIWNFDIELAAESRNWIDQECYTLWSKPPLMVHLTPRKSG; translated from the exons ATGGAGATCCAAGTAGGGGGTTCGAGTCTCCCGGGCTTCATCCTGTGGCCACTGGCGACAATAGCACTA GCTAtcgccggccttctcctcatGATCCTCTACAACCTcaccctccaccccctccgCAGCTACCCGGGCCCTAAGCTCTGGGCCGCGACCCGCATCCCCTACGCCCTTATGATCGTCCGCGGCGACCCGCACAAGACgatcctcgccctccaccaGCGCTACGACGCCGAAATCATCCGCATCTCCCCCAACGAGCTCTCCTTCCAGCACCCGGACTCCTGGAAGGAGATCATGGGCCACCGCAAGGGCACCGGCTccctcgagaacgagaaggACCCgaacgccgtcgacgagcgcgGCATCGAGATCATCTCGGCCAACCGCGAGAACCACTCGCGCTACCGCCGCATCCTCTCCCACGGCTTCTCCGCCAAGAGCATGCAGGACCAGCAGCCCATCATCCGCGGCTACATCGACCTCTTCGTCGAGCGCCtccacgccctcgccggcaagggAAAGGCCCCCGTCGACATGGTGGCCTGGTACAACTACACCACCTTTGACATCATTGGCGACCTCGCCTTCGGCGAGTCCTTTGGCTGCCTTGACAACTCGGACTACCACCCCTGGGTGCGCGTCATCTTCGAGAACATTAAGATGATGTGCTTGTTCAACCTCGCCCGCAGTTTCAGCTTCCTCGCGCCGCTGCTCAAGAGCTTCGTGCCCAAAGACCTTGTCGAGAGGGGCATGTCCCACAAGGCGCTCGTCCACGAAAAGGTCGAACGCAGGATGCAGCTCGGCACGCCGCGCCCCGACTTTGCCGAGTCCATGATAAAGAAGGGAACCGAA CCCCTGAGCCGcgaggagatggacgagaacgccggcatcctcatcatcgccggctcCGAAACGACGGCCACGGCTCTCTCGGGCGCGACCTACCTCCTGACGACCAACCCGGACAAGCTGGccaagctcgtcgccgaggtccgcGGCAGCTTCGCGAGAGAGGACGAGATCGACATCGTCGGCACCGCCAATCTCGAGTATCtccacgccgtcctcgaggagtCCCTGCGGATGTACCCACCCGTCCCAACCGCCCTGCCGCGGAAGACGCCCCCGAGCGGACAGGAGATTCTCGGCCGATGGATCCCCGGCAAC ACCACTCTGAGCATCCCCCAATGGGCCACCTACCACAACGAGAAGCACTTCTCCAGGCCCTTCGAGTTCCACCCGGAGCGCTGGCTCGGCAGCGACCCGGCCTTCGCCGCGGACCGCCTCGACGCCTTCAAGCCCTTCCACATCGGGCCCCGCAACTGCATCGGCATGAACCTCGCCTACGCCGAGATGCGCATGATGCTCGCCCGCGTCATCTGGAACTTCGATAtcgagctggcggccgagagCCGCAACTGGATCGACCAAGAGTGCTACACCCTCTGGAGCAAGCCGCCGCTCATGGTCCACCTGACGCCGAGGAAGTCGGGGTGA
- a CDS encoding Putative ornithine cyclodeaminase/mu-crystallin, NAD(P)-binding domain superfamily has translation MAFTVLSDANVKQLFQGFGPDDVALMSDVLTDAFLSYSVGQEAQYQPHRAAVVRPNGQTGLFMPATMEDGMSVKIVGLPPPSSASTDLRCVLTVCDGTGRAVGIINAEELTAFRTSLGSILLYRYRKRTENVVVFGAGKQALWHLRLALVLRGGDVGSITVVNRSRARASKLIERLRAMGKASGVGATEAVSFTIIEATPDSAPGDDRLRSAVEGSDVIFCTTPSTQRLFPAEWLTSERASAKTRYISAIGSYKLNMKELDPDFLRAVVDTPFGSFTSARGGSKDGVVFVDSREACFLEAGELVDAGIPAGKITEVGELTHSLREADETEAELLRDWLGNGLIVYKSVGIGIMDLSLGKVILELAGKHKIGTTLSDF, from the coding sequence atgGCTTTCACCGTCTTGTCGGACGCAAACGTGAAGCAGCTCTTCCAGGGCTTCGGCCCGGACGACGTCGCGCTCATGTCCGACGTCCTCACCGACGCGTTCCTGTCGTACTCGGTCGGCCAGGAGGCGCAGTACCAGCCccaccgcgccgccgtcgtccgcccCAACGGCCAGACCGGCCTCTTCATGCCCGCCACCATGGAGGACGGCATGTCCGTCAAGATCGTCGGCCTCCCGCCCCCGTCTTCCGCGTCCACCGATCTCCGCTGCGTCCTTACCGTCTGCGACGGCACCGGCAgggccgtcggcatcatcaacgccgaggagctcaCGGCCTTCCgcacctcgctcggctcCATCCTGCTGTACCGCTACCGGAAGCGGACCGAgaacgtcgtcgtcttcggcgcgGGGAAGCAGGCCCTGTGGCACCTGAggctcgccctcgtcctccgcgGGGGCGACGTCGGTAGCATCACCGTCGTCAACCGCTCGCGGGCGCGCGCTTCCAAGCTTATCGAGCGGCTCCGGGCCATGGGCAAGGCCAGCGGGGTGGGGGCCACCGAAGCCGTCTCGTTCACCATCATCGAGGCGACCCCCGACAGCGCGCCGGGCGACGACCGCCTCCGCTCTGCCGTCGAGGGGAGCGACGTCATCTTCtgcacgacgccgtccacgCAACGCCTGTTCCCCGCCGAGTGGCTGACCTCCGAGCGCGCTTCCGCCAAGACCCGGTACATCTCAGCCATCGGGTCGTACAAGCTCAACATGAAGGAGCTCGATCCGGACTTCctccgcgccgtcgtcgacacgcccTTCGGATCCTTCACCTCGGCCCGCGGGGGCAgcaaggacggcgtcgtcttcgtggacagccgcgaggcctgcttcCTGGAGGCCGGGGAGCTGGTGGACGCCGGGATCCCCGCCGGGAAGATCACAGAGGTCGGGGAGCTTACCCACAGCCTCCGTGAGGCGGACGAAACGGAGGCGGAGCTGCTGCGCGACTGGCTGGGGAACGGGTTGATTGTCTACAAGAGCGTTGGGATTGGCATCATGGACCTATCCTTGGGCAAGGTCATTTTGGAGTTGGCAGGAAAGCATAAGATTGGCACAACACTCTCGGATTTCTGA
- a CDS encoding Putative heterokaryon incompatibility, producing MARSMRRQVLAQGYGVVSTYAKWGSPNEDGAPAFPPPATPSAAKPRGSDHVVDVMDGNQASMAELQTAVQNLGYDGDCARPRLQDPKRQIRLFALQPGDPGSTIRGAFSIANLDDGPSYHCVSYVWGDALNTADIVVGGEAFTVTTSLFSALCRIRSSRDTINLWADALCINQEDNEEKRLQVNMMFEIYSRCTSCFIWMGEIDTDREGLTVDTARVAFDFISLLLTAGTKDPWPETLAAPESRLSVGRTLRALMECPWWSRVWTLQECVAPGVATVLWGPLSIPWASVLKAGRRILRGVSEGWEDYLNAINWEANFSAVAVPLLSLDAETKARDAECRIPALDLFWRYTQRQATDPRDRVYALLPWVGHALESVASSDYEVSYEELYSRVTADLIRFDQSLLPLMGRPPGEVPLEGPSWVLDWVRMEKGIAETADGLNFWVSNLFHDEFDACRGLPAMETSNLVSKDGRRLHLRGFCVDTVAMAAVPPTETSRDEDELGGYTAEPLVARWRRYMAADVLDLLAQQEGSDRNTAMDKLLQLNQEVEEALNGMMISEEKEDPGIEGLMLRDSWRENWLACGKRDVFITSSVGFGLGPCSMRPGDEVWVLCEGRMPFLLRPVREEGDGGGELLTLPGRSGFYRLVGECYMHGVMEGQAVEGETARLRTITIC from the exons ATGGCCCGGAGCATGCGCCGCCAAGTCCTGGCCCAGGGCTACGGCGTCGTATCAACATACGCCAAGTGGGGATCGCCCAATGAGGACGGTG CCCCCGCATTTCCCCCCCCAGCAACACCGTCAGCCGCTAAACCTCGTGGATCGGACCACGTCGTGGATGTGATGGATGGGAACCAAGCCTCCATGGCAGAGCTGCAGACGGCTGTTCAGAACTTGG GATACGACGGAGACTGCGCTCGCCCACGCCTACAAGATCCGAAGCGGCAGATCCGCCTCTTTGCTCTCCAGCCCGGAGATCCTGGCAGCACTATTCGGGGTGCTTTCAGTATAGCCAACCTCGACGATGGGCCATCTTATCACTGCGTCTCATACGTCTGGGGCGATGCCCTGAACACCGCGGATATCGTCGTGGGCGGAGAGGCGTTCACCGTGACGACTTCCCTCTTCTCGGCTTTGTGCCGCATCAGATCCTCCCGGGACACCATCAACCTGTGGGCCGACGCGCTCTGCATCAACCAGGAGGACAATGAAGAGAAACGCCTACAGGTCAACATGATGTTCGAGATCTACAGCAGGTGCACCAGCTGCTTCATCTGGATGGGCGAAATCGACACGGACCGCGAGGGACTCACTGTTGATACCGCCCGGGTCGCTTTCGACTTCATCAGCCTCCTACTCACGGCCGGCACTAAAGACCCTTGGCCAGAAACCCTCGCAGCTCCCGAATCGCGCCTGTCGGTCGGCCGGACGCTGCGCGCCTTGATGGAGTGCCCGTGGTGGTCGCGGGTGTGGACGCTCCAGGAATGCGTCGCTCCCGGCGTGGCGACCGTTCTCTGGGGTCCGCTGTCGATCCCGTGGGCTTCCGTTCTGAAAGCCGGCAGAAGGATCCTGCGGGGGGTGTCCGAGGGCTGGGAGGACTATCTGAACGCCATCAACTGGGAGGCGAACTTCTCCGCCGTGGCGGTGCCCCTCCTCTCGCTGGACGCGGAGACCAAAGCGCGGGACGCCGAGTGCAGGATACCGGCCCTCGATCTCTTCTGGCGGTACACCCAGCGCCAAGCGACGGACCCGCGCGACAGGGTTTATGCCTTGCTTCCGTGGGTCGGGCATGCCCTGGAGAGCGTGGCGTCGAGCGATTACGAGGTGAGCTACGAGGAGCTCTACAGCCGCGTGACTGCGGATCTCATTCGGTTCGACCAGTCGCTGCTGCCCTTGATGGGACGCCCACCGGGCGAGGTGCCGCTGGAAGGGCCGTCTTGGGTGCTGGACTGGGTACGGATGGAAAAGGGCATCGCGGAGACCGCCGACGGGCTGAATTTCTGGGTCTCCAACCTCTTCCACGATGAGTTCGACGCCTGCCGCGGCCTCCCCGCGATGGAAACGAGCAACCTGGTTTCGAAGgatggccgccgtcttcacctccGCGGCTTCTGCGTGGACACGgtcgccatggcggccgtTCCACCGACGGAGACCTCgagagatgaagatgagCTTGGCGGGTATACTGCCGAGCCTTTGGTGGCGCGTTGGAGACGATATATGGCAGCCGATGTTCTGGACCTCCTGGCTCAGCAGGAAGGGTCAGATCGGAACACGGCGATGGacaagctgctgcagctgaaccaagaggtcgaggaggcgtTGAACGGCATGATGATATccgaagaaaaggaagacCCGGGCATCGAAGGTCTGATGCTGAGGGACAGCTGGAGAGAAAACTGGCTGGCTTGCGGCAAGCGGGACGTGTTCATCACGAGCTCCGTCGGTTTCGGACTGGGTCCCTGCAGTATGAGACCGGGGGACGAGGTCTGGGTTCTCTGCGAGGGGAGGATGCCGTTCTTGCTGAGGCCGGtccgggaggagggggatgggggtGGTGAGTTGTTGACGCTGCCTGGACGATCTGGGTTTTACCGATTGGTGGGCGAGTGCTACATGCACGGCGTGATGGAAGGCCAGGCGGTGGAGGGAGAAACGGCTCGTTTGCGGACGATAACCATATGCTGA
- a CDS encoding Putative decaprenyl diphosphate synthase-like superfamily has protein sequence MPNTKDRKVLRTDDVVNLKEEEKRKLLAEHLPDGPPEDTQRQWRDDDIPPKGRFGLRRALRSKLHLAVYMILHAFFSLYIRIRQAWHLVCYHVSSILFYHHRTPEYIERDVVALKRKPKHLSVILKREAGGRHGAELERLVAEAAEVAVWCVCAKIPVLTVYERTGLLKHYLPHLQQSIIQKSRSYFGRHQPALTVAMPHADEVLESPAHGDFVRDDPRHLKVLFISAEDGRDSMVDLTRTLAEMSQKGKLHPRDISTDLIDAELSEGIMPEPDLLISFAPYVDLDGYPPWPIRLTEIFCLPDNQGVGYQVFLRALNNYANAQFRKGK, from the exons ATGCCCAACACGAAGGACCGCAAGGTCTTGAGAACCGACGATGTGGTGAACCtcaaggaggaagagaagagaaaactGCTCGCG GAACACCTCCCAGACGGTCCACCCGAAGACACGCAACGCCAGTGGCGCGACGATGACATCCCCCCTAAGGGCAGGTTTGGCCTGCGCCGCGCCCTTCGTTCGAAGCTGCATCTCGCCGTTTACATGATCCTGcacgccttcttctccctgtACATCAGGATACGACAGGCATGGCACCTGGTGTGCTACCACGTATCCTCCATCTTGTTCTACCACCACCGGACACCGGAATACATTGAGCGCGATGTCGTTGCCTTGAAGAGGAAGCCGAAGCACCTCAGTGTTATCTTGAAGCGGGAAGCGGGCGGCAGACACGGCGCCGAACTGGAGAGACTGGTTGCtgaggcggccgaggttgcCGTGTGGTGCGTCTGCGCAAAGATCCCCGTCTTGACGGTGTACGAGCGAACAG GCCTCCTCAAGCACTACCTCCCTCACCTCCAGCAGTCCATCATTCAGAAGTCTCGATCCTATTTCGGCAGACACCAGCCGGCCCTTACCGTGGCCATGCCCCACGCTGACGAGGTTCTCGAATCCCCAGCCCATGGTGACTTCGTGCGCGACGATCCTCGTCACCTCAAGGTTCTCTTCATctccgccgaggacggccggGACTCCATGGTCGATCTCACCCGCACCCTGGCCGAGATGTCCCAGAAGGGCAAGCTCCACCCCCGTGACATCAGCACTGATCTGATTGATGCGGAGCTGTCTGAAGGCATCATGCCTGAGCCCGACTTGCTCATCTCCTTCGCTCCCTACGTCGATCTGGATGGCTACCCGCCCTGGCCTATCCGGCTGACCGAGATCTTCTGCCTGCCGGACAACCAGGGCGTCGGATACCAGGTCTTTTTGAGAGCGCTAAACAACTACGCCAATGCGCAGTTCCGCAAAGGCAAAtaa
- a CDS encoding Putative oxoglutarate/iron-dependent dioxygenase, alpha-ketoglutarate-dependent dioxygenase AlkB gives MSKKRTLDAFFAPSVKKSRQDEPGEVVRRSNHANYPIAISELPSSISKELSSLPARPGRDVNDQPDLDLVYFEPYVPSYLAKELFEFLRAELPFYRVEYDITRGGYQTHIRTPRYTTVFGLDETARFDEDGSVVDVRSGFKVDDKRYERYPPRPIPKCLDDLRRSTEAATDCRFNFCLVNYYASGTDSISFHSDDEKFLGPDPTIASFSLGARRDFLMKHKPIPPDDQNPHGPQPKQLKLPLASGDMILMRGRTQSNWLHSIPKRTGKNAEDGGRINITFRKAMVKDGTENYYNYNVGTGPVYRWDKTMREMRVASAKDQLEGKP, from the exons ATGTCTAAAAAGCGAACCCTGGACGCGTTTTTCGCACCATCCGTGAAGAAGTCGCGTCAAGACGagccgggcgaggtc GTCCGGCGCTCCAACCATGCCAACTACCCCATCGCCATCTCGGAGCTGCCGTCCAGCATCAGCAAAGAGCTCTCGTCGCTCCCGGCCCGTCCGGGGAGGGACGTCAATGACCAGCCCGACCTAGACCTCGTCTACTTTGAGCCGTACGTCCCCTCGTACCTTGCCAAAGAGCTGTTTGAGTTCCTGCGTGCCGAGCTGCCGTTCTACCGGGTCGAGTACGACATTACCAGGGGCGGCTACCAGACCCATATCCGGACGCCGAG GTACACCACAGTCTTCGGTCTGGACGAGACGGCCCGGTTCGACGAAGACGGCTCGGTCGTGGACGTCAGGTCCGGCTTCAAGGTGGACGACAAGCGGTACGAGCGGTACCCGCCCCGGCCGATCCCCAAGTGTCTTGACGACCTCCGCCGCTCGACCGAGGCCGCGACGGACTGCCGGTTCAACTTCTGCCTCGTCAACTACTACGCCTCGGGCACCGACAGCATCTCGTTCcacagcgacgacgagaagtTCCTGGGCCCGGACCCGACCATCgcttccttctccctcggcGCGCGGAGGGATTTCCTCATGAAGCACAAGCCGATCCCCCCGGATGACCAGAACCCGCACGGGCCGCAGCCTAAGCAGCTTAAGCTACCCTTGGCCAGCGGCGACATGATCCTCATGCGCGGGCGCACGCAGTCCAACTGGCTGCATTCGATACCTAAGCGGACCGGGAAGAACGCGGAAGACGGTGGGCGTATCAACATCACGTTCAGGAAGGCCATGGTGAAGGACGGAACTGAAAATTACTACAACTACAATGTCGGGACCGGGCCTGTCTATCGGTGGGATAAAACGATGCGGGAAATGCGGGTAGCTTCCGCCAAAGACCAGCTCGAGGGGAAACCATGA